One region of Ferrovum sp. JA12 genomic DNA includes:
- the pth gene encoding aminoacyl-tRNA hydrolase, whose product MESTLRLIVGLGNPGKEYELTRHNAGFWFVERIAQSVNGKWTLESRFQSQVTMVRIHQQDIWLLKPLTFMNASGRSVSLFSHFYRIHPSDILVVHDELDLSAGEVKLKFGGGSAGHNGLKDITRTLATPEYWRLRLGIDHPGERHRVADYVLNRPTHAEHLAIEGAMDRVEHVMAEFLVGSKDKAVKLLHSKQG is encoded by the coding sequence ATGGAGTCCACTTTGCGTTTAATTGTGGGGCTAGGAAATCCTGGTAAAGAATACGAACTTACGCGCCACAATGCGGGGTTTTGGTTTGTTGAGCGTATAGCTCAAAGCGTTAACGGAAAATGGACCTTAGAATCCCGTTTTCAATCTCAAGTCACCATGGTCCGAATTCATCAACAGGATATTTGGTTGTTAAAGCCGCTTACTTTTATGAATGCTAGCGGTAGATCGGTATCTTTGTTTAGTCATTTCTATCGGATTCATCCTTCTGATATTCTAGTGGTTCACGATGAGCTCGATCTCTCGGCTGGCGAGGTGAAATTAAAGTTTGGTGGTGGTAGTGCTGGTCATAACGGTTTAAAGGATATCACACGCACTTTAGCCACTCCTGAATATTGGCGCCTGCGCTTAGGCATTGATCACCCTGGTGAGCGACACAGGGTAGCTGATTACGTGTTAAACCGACCCACTCATGCAGAACATTTAGCTATTGAGGGGGCCATGGATCGAGTAGAACATGTGATGGCAGAGTTTTTAGTTGGCTCGAAAGACAAGGCAGTAAAATTACTTCATTCAAAACAAGGATAA
- the lolB gene encoding lipoprotein insertase outer membrane protein LolB: protein MLKKICLLCCVVLLASCATHHNLDITDDQVEGSGVIDHVSFIGRIAVANTEHSDSGSIEWQGDFLRQQIVLLSPIGTTVAEINHRPEQTQLSLSQEQTVVAQNVEEVTRRMLGYPLPLEGMPWWVIGQSWPSSPVNIVKDAAGRVSSLSQDNWLITYGQWQKINNLWLPKSISLTQEDIRIRIHVDKWHIVRH, encoded by the coding sequence GTGTTAAAAAAAATCTGTCTGTTGTGCTGTGTGGTGTTACTCGCTTCCTGTGCCACACATCACAATTTAGATATTACCGATGATCAGGTTGAAGGAAGTGGTGTCATTGATCATGTATCATTTATTGGCCGAATTGCTGTGGCCAATACTGAGCATAGTGATAGTGGCTCTATTGAATGGCAAGGTGATTTTTTAAGGCAGCAAATTGTTTTACTCTCTCCCATTGGTACCACGGTGGCTGAAATCAATCATCGCCCAGAGCAAACGCAATTGAGTTTATCGCAGGAGCAAACAGTGGTGGCTCAGAATGTGGAAGAGGTGACGCGCCGGATGCTGGGTTATCCCCTCCCCTTAGAGGGGATGCCTTGGTGGGTAATAGGACAAAGCTGGCCATCTAGTCCCGTGAACATTGTTAAAGATGCGGCGGGAAGAGTAAGTTCTTTAAGTCAGGATAATTGGCTAATTACTTACGGACAATGGCAAAAAATAAACAATCTGTGGCTCCCCAAGAGTATTAGTCTGACTCAAGAGGATATAAGAATTCGTATCCATGTGGATAAGTGGCATATTGTAAGGCACTAA
- a CDS encoding acyl carrier protein has product MSSLPLIQKMLIEEFGLTEEQVKPESQLNELGVDSLATVEFMFMLEDRFKLKMSGEPVPIKTVGDIAKEVDLVMEKQGITLPNN; this is encoded by the coding sequence ATGAGTTCATTACCTTTAATACAAAAAATGCTCATAGAAGAGTTTGGTCTTACTGAAGAGCAAGTGAAACCTGAGTCTCAACTCAATGAGTTAGGAGTTGACTCATTGGCAACCGTTGAATTTATGTTTATGTTAGAGGATCGGTTTAAACTTAAAATGAGTGGTGAGCCAGTGCCTATTAAAACCGTCGGTGATATTGCTAAAGAAGTGGATTTGGTTATGGAAAAGCAAGGTATTACCCTACCAAACAACTAA
- the ychF gene encoding redox-regulated ATPase YchF, with product MSLQCGIVGLPNVGKSTLFNALTKAQIAAENYPFCTIEPNVGVVEVPDPRLSQLAQIVSPERVLPAVTEFVDIAGLVAGASKGEGLGNQFLANIRETDAIAHVVRCFEDTNVIHVAGKIDPIDDIEIINTELALADLATVEKAVQRAQKTARAGDKDALRLLSILEVIHSKLNQGTPVRAMGFDEEEKILIRPLCLITAKPALYVANVAEGGFENNPLLDKVIAYARQEGAPVVPICAAIEAQLSDLSDEDKLLFLSDMGLSEAGLDRLIRAVYKLLGLETYFTAGVKEVRAWTIRSGATAPQAAGVIHNDFERGFIRAEVIAFDDYIACRGESGAKEAGKMRLEGKEYRVKDGDVMHFRFNV from the coding sequence ATGAGTTTACAGTGCGGTATTGTTGGGTTGCCTAATGTTGGTAAATCTACCTTATTTAATGCATTAACTAAAGCGCAGATTGCAGCAGAAAATTATCCTTTTTGCACCATTGAGCCTAACGTGGGAGTGGTTGAGGTTCCTGACCCACGGCTAAGCCAGCTAGCGCAGATTGTTTCTCCTGAAAGAGTCTTACCTGCTGTGACGGAATTTGTTGATATTGCAGGGCTGGTGGCGGGTGCCTCTAAGGGAGAGGGACTCGGTAATCAATTTCTGGCAAACATCAGAGAAACCGATGCGATTGCCCATGTGGTTCGCTGTTTTGAGGATACAAACGTTATTCATGTGGCAGGAAAAATTGATCCCATTGATGACATTGAAATTATTAACACAGAGCTGGCTTTGGCTGACTTGGCTACTGTTGAGAAAGCCGTTCAAAGAGCGCAGAAAACAGCCAGGGCTGGGGATAAGGACGCCCTTCGTTTGCTGTCAATTCTAGAGGTGATTCACAGTAAACTTAATCAAGGAACCCCTGTAAGAGCCATGGGGTTTGATGAGGAGGAAAAGATTCTAATCAGACCTTTATGTCTTATTACCGCAAAGCCTGCATTATATGTGGCGAACGTTGCTGAAGGCGGGTTTGAAAACAATCCTCTATTAGATAAGGTGATTGCCTATGCCCGCCAAGAGGGAGCCCCTGTGGTGCCTATTTGTGCGGCCATTGAAGCACAGTTGTCCGATCTTAGCGATGAAGACAAATTACTGTTTCTCTCTGATATGGGGCTATCGGAAGCAGGACTTGATCGATTAATACGTGCTGTATATAAATTGCTTGGTTTGGAAACTTACTTTACAGCGGGTGTCAAAGAGGTAAGGGCTTGGACAATACGCTCAGGCGCCACAGCGCCCCAGGCGGCCGGAGTGATCCATAACGACTTCGAGAGAGGATTTATTCGTGCAGAGGTCATTGCTTTTGATGACTATATCGCCTGTCGTGGCGAGTCAGGCGCTAAAGAGGCTGGTAAAATGCGTCTTGAAGGAAAAGAGTATCGAGTGAAAGATGGTGATGTAATGCACTTTAGGTTTAATGTATAA
- the lipB gene encoding lipoyl(octanoyl) transferase LipB — MTHSILLVRQLPGLTDYAQALDAMRAFNQQRQPDTQDELWVLEHPSVFTLGQAGLMSHLLANPESIPVIRSDRGGQITFHGPGQIIFYLLLDLKRHQLTVRQLVNTIEQTVINMLDFFAIKAHRVEGAPGIYVEHAKIAALGLRIQNGYCRHGFSINVDMDMTPFTLINPCGYERLKTTQVKEWYRGITKEAVIERVMIELSNLLELEVKQG; from the coding sequence GTGACCCACTCAATCCTGCTCGTTCGACAACTACCCGGCCTGACGGATTATGCTCAGGCCCTAGACGCCATGAGAGCATTTAATCAACAACGTCAGCCTGACACCCAAGATGAGTTATGGGTTTTAGAACACCCTTCGGTCTTTACTTTAGGTCAAGCAGGACTCATGAGTCATCTTCTAGCTAACCCTGAGAGCATTCCTGTTATTCGCTCTGACCGAGGCGGTCAAATCACCTTTCATGGACCCGGACAAATTATTTTTTATCTCTTACTAGATTTAAAACGACATCAACTCACCGTGAGGCAACTGGTGAATACGATTGAACAGACTGTAATCAATATGCTTGATTTTTTTGCCATTAAAGCCCATCGTGTGGAGGGCGCTCCAGGAATTTATGTTGAGCATGCTAAAATAGCTGCACTTGGTTTAAGAATTCAAAACGGCTATTGTCGTCATGGGTTTTCCATTAATGTAGACATGGATATGACTCCTTTCACATTGATCAATCCTTGTGGCTATGAACGTTTAAAAACCACTCAAGTCAAAGAGTGGTATCGAGGTATTACTAAAGAGGCGGTTATTGAGCGAGTCATGATTGAGCTCTCTAACTTATTAGAATTGGAGGTAAAGCAAGGATGA
- the ispE gene encoding 4-(cytidine 5'-diphospho)-2-C-methyl-D-erythritol kinase: MVSQTLSVLAPAKLNLFLHVIGQRQDGYHLLQSLMTFVDFNDEINLELRLDGLIRRVGHYSIPEDQDLVIKAARLLQSYTKSTCGVDISYNKKIPMGAGLGGGSSDAASVLIGLNQLWKIAVSRRELAEVALTLGADVPFFIGGESAFVEGIGEIVTPLSLPPRWFMVLNPGIGVSTAEVFRDSELTRDSQPVKMSNFSGTFGRNDLQPVVEKRIPEVKRLLNWLKQWGDARMSGSGTSCFVAFDREEEAYQAWLVKPSEWSGFVARSMNCHPLREWL; this comes from the coding sequence ATGGTCTCTCAAACGTTGTCTGTGTTAGCGCCAGCTAAACTGAATTTGTTTTTACATGTTATCGGTCAGCGTCAGGATGGTTACCATCTATTGCAGTCTCTCATGACTTTTGTGGATTTTAATGATGAGATTAACCTGGAATTAAGGCTAGATGGCCTGATTAGGCGTGTTGGACACTATAGTATTCCTGAGGATCAAGATCTGGTCATCAAAGCAGCTCGCTTGCTCCAGAGTTATACCAAAAGTACCTGTGGCGTGGATATTTCGTACAACAAAAAAATTCCCATGGGGGCAGGGTTGGGAGGAGGCAGTTCCGATGCCGCAAGTGTTTTGATAGGATTAAATCAACTATGGAAGATAGCGGTAAGTAGACGGGAGTTGGCGGAAGTTGCACTGACTTTAGGCGCAGATGTGCCGTTTTTTATAGGTGGAGAGAGTGCTTTTGTGGAAGGGATTGGCGAAATAGTAACACCTCTATCCCTTCCGCCGCGTTGGTTTATGGTGCTTAACCCTGGTATTGGGGTCAGTACGGCAGAGGTCTTTCGTGATTCAGAATTGACAAGAGATTCACAACCAGTCAAAATGTCAAACTTTTCAGGAACATTTGGGCGCAATGATTTGCAGCCTGTAGTTGAAAAACGTATTCCTGAAGTGAAGCGCCTGTTAAACTGGCTTAAACAATGGGGGGATGCCAGAATGTCTGGCTCAGGGACCTCATGCTTTGTGGCCTTTGATCGGGAAGAAGAGGCTTATCAAGCCTGGCTGGTAAAGCCCAGCGAATGGAGTGGATTTGTAGCTCGCAGTATGAACTGTCATCCATTGCGAGAGTGGTTGTAA
- a CDS encoding YbeD family protein produces MTQEFSHDEEPQEDLFNFPCEFPIKAMGKTVDGFAQTILDIVLKHAPDFNAGTMEMRTSREGKYLSVTCTIRAVSRDQLDNLYRELSAHPLVVMVL; encoded by the coding sequence ATGACCCAAGAGTTTTCTCATGATGAAGAACCCCAAGAGGATTTGTTTAACTTCCCCTGCGAATTTCCCATTAAAGCTATGGGTAAAACCGTGGACGGTTTTGCGCAAACCATTCTTGACATTGTTCTCAAACATGCTCCTGATTTCAACGCAGGAACCATGGAGATGAGAACTAGCCGGGAGGGCAAATATCTCAGCGTTACCTGCACCATCAGAGCCGTGTCACGAGATCAACTGGATAATCTTTATCGTGAATTATCAGCTCATCCTCTTGTGGTCATGGTTCTTTAA
- a CDS encoding beta-ketoacyl-[acyl-carrier-protein] synthase family protein, whose protein sequence is MNKVVVTGIGAITPLGPDFTSLMKAVYEGSSGVRALTTPWISQLHSPLAAPILFPVDNQFTKLRRLMLDRVAQLGLIAVKEAMNQAALNTSIDGGLQGGVFWGTGMGGAQTLEQAYMDSFSHPNSRPRPSTIVMFMTNSTTGQIGIEHKIKGPSTTYSSACSSSAVAIGEAFEAIRSGKINYAVAGGSEALLTLGVMKAWESLQTLARPDAQHPETSCRPFSKDRSGFILGEGAASLILESEEHARQRGAHILCELVGYGNTTDASHITQPEANGQARAMSMALAQAQINIEEVDYINAHGTGTQVGDVSETKAIHHVFGWRAKAIPVSATKALHGHLMGATGAVEMAISLGTLMYKTVPGTAHLFYPDSECDLDYVAEGARVLPKLDVVMSNSFGFGGNNAVLVAKRYSE, encoded by the coding sequence ATGAATAAGGTTGTGGTGACAGGAATAGGAGCCATTACGCCACTGGGTCCTGACTTTACTTCCCTGATGAAGGCGGTGTATGAAGGTAGTTCAGGGGTGAGGGCTCTTACCACACCTTGGATAAGCCAATTACACTCCCCTCTTGCTGCACCCATTTTATTTCCTGTAGATAATCAATTTACTAAATTACGACGTTTGATGCTCGATCGTGTCGCTCAGTTAGGCCTCATTGCGGTAAAAGAGGCGATGAATCAGGCAGCTCTTAATACCTCAATTGATGGTGGATTGCAGGGTGGCGTGTTTTGGGGAACGGGTATGGGAGGTGCCCAAACCTTAGAACAGGCTTATATGGATTCTTTCAGCCATCCTAATAGTCGTCCTCGACCTAGCACCATTGTGATGTTTATGACCAACTCCACCACTGGGCAAATCGGTATTGAACACAAAATTAAAGGGCCGAGCACCACTTATTCCTCCGCTTGTTCCTCCTCAGCTGTGGCGATTGGCGAAGCTTTTGAGGCAATTCGAAGTGGTAAAATCAACTATGCTGTAGCAGGGGGGAGCGAGGCGTTACTGACATTAGGCGTAATGAAGGCTTGGGAGTCACTGCAAACCTTAGCTCGTCCTGATGCCCAACACCCAGAAACCTCATGTCGTCCTTTTTCTAAGGACCGTTCAGGTTTTATTTTAGGTGAGGGAGCTGCCTCCTTGATTCTTGAAAGTGAGGAGCATGCAAGGCAAAGGGGAGCTCATATTTTATGTGAGTTAGTGGGCTACGGTAACACCACTGATGCCTCACATATCACTCAGCCTGAGGCAAATGGACAGGCGCGAGCCATGAGCATGGCCTTAGCTCAAGCCCAAATAAATATTGAAGAGGTAGATTACATCAATGCCCACGGCACGGGAACTCAAGTGGGGGATGTAAGCGAAACGAAGGCTATCCACCATGTGTTTGGGTGGCGTGCAAAAGCTATTCCAGTGAGTGCAACCAAAGCTTTACACGGTCATTTGATGGGGGCCACAGGAGCTGTGGAAATGGCTATCAGCCTTGGAACACTGATGTACAAAACTGTTCCTGGCACAGCGCATCTCTTCTATCCCGATTCAGAATGCGATCTTGACTACGTGGCAGAGGGGGCAAGAGTGTTACCTAAACTTGATGTAGTCATGAGCAATTCCTTTGGTTTTGGTGGCAACAATGCTGTTCTCGTTGCAAAACGTTACTCTGAATAA
- a CDS encoding ribose-phosphate pyrophosphokinase yields MSSANLMVFTGTANPKLASEVANHLNISVGRATVGRFSDGEVMVEVLENVRGKDCFILQSTCAPTNDHLMEIMVMTDALRRASAARITAAIPYFGYARQDRRPRSARVAISAKVVANMLQGVGVDRLLTMDLHSDQIQGFFDIPVDNVYSTPVFLGDIWREAYPNLTVVSPDVGGVVRARAVAKRLEADLVIIDKRRPKPNVAQVMNVIGEVVGKTCLIMDDMVDTANTLCEAAAALKAHGASKVLAYITHPVLSGKAPNRIKESALDELVVTDTIPLSELSADCSKIRQLGIAGLMAETIRRISDEDSVSSLFME; encoded by the coding sequence ATGTCGTCTGCTAACTTAATGGTTTTTACTGGAACAGCTAATCCAAAGCTGGCCAGTGAAGTGGCTAATCACTTAAATATTTCTGTAGGTAGAGCCACTGTGGGTCGTTTTAGTGACGGCGAAGTCATGGTGGAAGTACTTGAGAATGTCCGCGGTAAAGACTGTTTTATTTTGCAGTCCACTTGCGCCCCAACGAATGATCACTTGATGGAAATAATGGTCATGACCGATGCGTTGCGTCGTGCCTCGGCCGCGAGAATTACAGCCGCTATTCCTTATTTTGGTTATGCGCGACAAGATCGACGTCCGCGTTCAGCGCGGGTGGCTATTTCTGCTAAAGTCGTCGCGAATATGTTGCAAGGTGTTGGCGTTGATAGGTTGCTAACCATGGATTTGCATTCTGATCAAATCCAAGGTTTTTTTGATATACCGGTGGATAATGTCTATTCCACGCCGGTGTTTTTAGGGGATATTTGGCGCGAGGCTTACCCGAACCTGACAGTGGTTTCTCCTGATGTGGGTGGGGTGGTTAGAGCGCGCGCTGTGGCCAAAAGATTGGAAGCGGATCTCGTTATTATAGATAAACGACGTCCTAAGCCGAATGTGGCTCAAGTGATGAATGTTATTGGTGAAGTGGTTGGAAAAACCTGTCTAATTATGGATGATATGGTGGATACAGCCAATACCTTATGTGAGGCAGCCGCTGCGTTAAAGGCCCATGGCGCTAGTAAAGTATTGGCATACATTACTCATCCTGTCTTATCAGGTAAAGCGCCTAACCGTATTAAAGAGTCCGCCTTGGATGAATTGGTGGTCACCGATACGATTCCGCTATCAGAATTGTCTGCGGATTGTTCAAAAATACGTCAGTTAGGCATTGCTGGATTAATGGCAGAAACCATTCGTCGTATTAGCGATGAGGATTCTGTGAGTTCTTTATTTATGGAGTAG
- a CDS encoding alpha/beta hydrolase: protein MVNSIFMKGKKSSAVLLLHGLYGTPQQLQYIGRKLNVQGGYNVCIPNIQGYSVFDNPEANVTTKWPHWLEQVEARFDALKREYDEVSVAGLCIGADLCLELAAIRSPDIYSLILYSAPLRYDGWNVTWMRWLKFLGYYTPIRYFWSLTERPPYGLKDERIRQWVAHQMEKQGSSAIGSSASPLTGVLESERLMRSVRKKLHKISAPTLIIHAVEDDLASPKNADLIEKSISSSVIKKVLLNNCYHIITMDFEKERVAQETLGFIQSQPQSDVVQNKTNLLLVS from the coding sequence ATGGTTAATTCGATTTTCATGAAGGGGAAAAAATCCTCTGCAGTGCTTTTGCTGCATGGATTATATGGAACCCCTCAACAGTTACAGTACATTGGCCGTAAACTCAATGTTCAAGGTGGCTATAACGTTTGTATTCCTAATATTCAAGGTTATTCAGTTTTTGATAACCCTGAGGCCAATGTCACCACTAAATGGCCACACTGGTTAGAGCAGGTGGAGGCACGCTTTGATGCTCTAAAACGTGAGTATGATGAGGTCAGTGTAGCAGGTCTTTGTATTGGTGCGGATCTGTGCCTTGAACTTGCAGCCATTAGAAGTCCTGATATTTATTCATTAATTTTATATTCAGCACCTCTGCGTTATGACGGGTGGAATGTGACTTGGATGCGCTGGCTAAAATTTTTAGGTTATTACACACCGATTCGGTACTTTTGGTCCTTAACTGAACGTCCTCCATACGGTCTTAAAGATGAGCGTATTCGGCAGTGGGTGGCCCATCAGATGGAAAAGCAAGGCTCTTCAGCAATCGGATCATCGGCCTCTCCATTAACGGGGGTATTAGAGTCTGAGAGACTCATGCGCAGTGTTCGCAAAAAGTTACACAAAATATCGGCCCCGACACTTATAATACATGCTGTTGAAGATGATCTGGCGAGTCCTAAGAACGCTGATTTGATTGAAAAAAGTATTTCTTCCTCAGTGATTAAGAAAGTGTTATTGAATAACTGTTATCATATAATTACTATGGATTTTGAGAAGGAGCGAGTAGCTCAAGAGACACTTGGTTTTATTCAATCACAACCGCAATCGGATGTGGTTCAAAACAAAACCAATCTGTTACTTGTCAGCTAG
- a CDS encoding D-amino acid aminotransferase: MSHVYLNGQWLPIEKAHVSVLDRGFIFGDGVYEVIPVYNRRVFALEAHLKRLDRSLAGIRLSPPLDAEQWQPIIARLVQETETDDSSIYIQITRGVAPRDHAFPANTQATVFAMAKPMTAVPEEWLSQGIKVVTHEDNRWLHCDLKTTALLANVLLRQYAVDHKAVECILIRDGFVTEGAASNIIVVHEEQLLFPPRNHLILPGITYDLVIELAKKHGIPFKEAPVTRSQLQEASELLMTSSTREIVPITEMDGKKVGAGVPGPLFRELLSLYQGLK; the protein is encoded by the coding sequence ATGAGTCATGTTTATTTAAACGGGCAATGGTTGCCCATAGAAAAAGCTCACGTATCGGTATTAGATCGTGGTTTTATTTTTGGTGATGGCGTCTATGAAGTGATCCCTGTTTATAACAGAAGGGTATTCGCCCTTGAGGCCCATTTAAAAAGGCTTGACCGAAGCCTTGCAGGCATTCGCTTGTCTCCCCCTCTGGATGCTGAGCAATGGCAACCTATTATTGCGCGATTGGTGCAAGAAACTGAAACGGATGACTCTTCTATTTATATACAGATCACCCGCGGGGTAGCTCCACGGGACCATGCTTTCCCAGCCAACACTCAAGCCACTGTATTTGCTATGGCAAAACCTATGACTGCCGTTCCTGAGGAGTGGTTAAGTCAAGGGATAAAGGTGGTAACTCATGAGGATAACCGTTGGTTACACTGTGATTTAAAAACCACGGCGCTTCTTGCTAATGTGCTGTTACGTCAATATGCTGTTGATCATAAAGCAGTTGAATGTATCTTAATTCGCGATGGTTTTGTCACTGAGGGAGCGGCGAGTAATATCATTGTAGTGCATGAGGAACAATTGCTGTTCCCACCCCGTAATCATTTGATTTTACCGGGTATTACCTATGATCTGGTTATCGAGTTAGCAAAAAAACATGGTATCCCCTTTAAGGAAGCGCCTGTGACTCGATCTCAACTTCAAGAGGCAAGTGAGTTGTTGATGACCTCCAGTACGCGGGAAATCGTCCCAATAACTGAAATGGATGGAAAAAAAGTAGGGGCAGGTGTTCCTGGCCCCCTGTTCAGAGAGCTGCTGTCTTTGTACCAGGGTTTAAAATAA
- a CDS encoding 50S ribosomal protein L25/general stress protein Ctc — translation MEIKVTQRSVQGTGASRRLRRQGRVPGIVYGGGAEALAIELDHNEIFHKLRQESFHSSILTMKMDNKTEQALLRNVQMHPFKPIVLHVDFQRVSANEKIHMKVPFHFVNGDTSPAVKLSGAIISHIFNEVEVLCFPQNLPEFIEVDLKDLTVGHSLHLADVKTPDGIEFVAVVKGENPAVVSAILPRAAKAEDDNAPVVSAADVPAANQKAPAGSDK, via the coding sequence ATGGAAATTAAAGTAACTCAAAGAAGCGTACAGGGCACTGGAGCGAGCCGCCGCCTGCGCCGTCAGGGACGTGTTCCTGGTATCGTCTATGGTGGAGGAGCTGAAGCGTTAGCTATTGAACTGGATCATAATGAGATCTTTCATAAACTACGTCAAGAATCATTTCATTCCTCCATTCTTACCATGAAAATGGATAACAAAACAGAACAGGCTCTATTGCGTAATGTGCAAATGCATCCCTTTAAGCCAATCGTCTTACATGTTGATTTTCAGCGCGTTAGCGCCAATGAAAAAATCCATATGAAAGTACCTTTCCATTTTGTTAATGGTGATACTTCTCCTGCTGTAAAACTCTCTGGTGCTATCATCAGTCATATTTTCAATGAAGTAGAGGTATTATGTTTCCCGCAAAATCTACCAGAATTCATTGAGGTAGACTTAAAAGACTTAACGGTTGGCCATTCATTACATTTGGCGGACGTGAAAACCCCAGATGGCATTGAATTTGTGGCGGTGGTCAAAGGTGAAAATCCTGCAGTGGTATCTGCAATATTGCCGCGTGCAGCCAAAGCAGAAGATGACAATGCTCCAGTTGTATCAGCCGCTGATGTTCCGGCAGCCAACCAAAAAGCACCCGCTGGCTCTGACAAATAG
- a CDS encoding BPSL1445 family SYLF domain-containing lipoprotein, translating to MTSTFFLRPVSRFFLVCCLLFAFTAHAESKQEIDAEVKETVQHFAQYSSAGLDLMHQSQGYLVFPNIVKAGMGIGGSYGEGVLIVGGKTVGYYNIASASFGFQLGVESHSAVILFMKQSALSHFRNSPGWQAGVDGSVALATLGAAGKINTQTLNQPIIGFIFSNKGLMFDLSLEGSKITQVYR from the coding sequence ATGACCTCTACTTTTTTTCTACGTCCTGTATCAAGATTTTTTTTAGTTTGTTGTTTACTCTTTGCCTTCACTGCCCATGCCGAATCAAAGCAGGAAATTGATGCGGAAGTAAAAGAAACAGTCCAACACTTTGCTCAATACTCTAGTGCCGGATTGGATTTAATGCATCAGTCACAGGGATATTTAGTCTTTCCAAACATTGTGAAGGCTGGCATGGGTATTGGGGGATCCTATGGTGAAGGGGTACTCATTGTGGGCGGTAAAACGGTTGGTTATTACAATATTGCATCCGCTTCTTTTGGCTTTCAGTTAGGGGTAGAGTCCCATAGTGCTGTGATTTTGTTCATGAAACAATCTGCGTTAAGCCATTTTCGTAATAGTCCCGGATGGCAAGCAGGCGTTGATGGCAGCGTGGCGCTCGCAACATTGGGGGCGGCAGGTAAAATTAATACACAAACGCTCAATCAACCTATTATAGGGTTTATTTTTTCAAATAAAGGCTTGATGTTTGATTTAAGTCTTGAGGGATCTAAGATCACTCAAGTTTATCGTTAG